The region TTGCATTTTTAGCATCTGATAGTGCAAATTATATTACTGGCGAAACTATTCATGTTAATGGTGGCCTATATATGGATTAATTAAATTTTAATGGGTAATCTGATAAACTTATATTAATTAAGCTTGCGTTCTGCAAAGAATTGAATAAACTACCCACCATATATTTTTTTAACCTTAAGAAAGGAAATACAAGTTATGAGTACAGTTGAAGAGCGAGTTCGTAAAATTGTTGGTGAACAATTAGGTGTTAAGGAAGATGATTTAAAAAATGATGCTTCTTTTGTTGAAGATTTAGGTGCTGATTCTCTTGACACAGTAGAACTCGTTATGGCTCTTGAAGAAGAATTTGAAACTGAAATTCCAGATGAAAAAGCAGAAAAAATCACGACTATTCAAGAAGCGATTGATTATATTGAATCAAATATGAATAAAGAAGAAGCTTGATAATTAAGGAGCTATTCGTTGAGTAAGAGACGTGTTGTAGTAACCGGGATGGGGATGGTAACCCCACTTGGCTTAAATGTAGAAGATACTTGGCAAGGTATTTTGGCTGGTAAAAGCGGTGTTGTGCCTGTAGAAGGGTTTGATACAGCTGATTTCTCAACCAAAATTTGGGCTAAAGTAAAAAATTTTAACATTGAAAATTATGTCCCTCTCAAAGAAGCTCGGAAAATGGATATGTTTACGCAATATGGGCTAGCTGCAGCCGATGAAGCTATAGCCAGCTCTGGTCTTGTTATTGATGATGATCTAAGCTTGCGTGCAGGTGTGGCTGTTGGGGCAGGTATTGGTGGTATAGAAACAATTACTAATAATCAAGAAAAATTGATGGCAGGCGGGCCCCGCAGAGTTTCTCCCTTTTTTATACCTGCTGGTATTATTAATATGGTTGCAGGCCAGATATCAATCAAATATAAATTAAAAGGTCCTAATATATCGGTAGTAACTGCTTGTACCACTGGCACACATAATATAGGCCTTGCAGGTAGAATGATTGCTTATGGTGATGCTGATATTATGATTTGTGGTGGTGCTGAAATGACTACCACTCCTTTGTGTTTAGCTGGTTTCTCTTCTGTTAAAGCGCTTTCGAAAAGAAATGATGAGCCAGA is a window of Legionella busanensis DNA encoding:
- the acpP gene encoding acyl carrier protein, which translates into the protein MSTVEERVRKIVGEQLGVKEDDLKNDASFVEDLGADSLDTVELVMALEEEFETEIPDEKAEKITTIQEAIDYIESNMNKEEA
- the fabF gene encoding beta-ketoacyl-ACP synthase II; the encoded protein is MSKRRVVVTGMGMVTPLGLNVEDTWQGILAGKSGVVPVEGFDTADFSTKIWAKVKNFNIENYVPLKEARKMDMFTQYGLAAADEAIASSGLVIDDDLSLRAGVAVGAGIGGIETITNNQEKLMAGGPRRVSPFFIPAGIINMVAGQISIKYKLKGPNISVVTACTTGTHNIGLAGRMIAYGDADIMICGGAEMTTTPLCLAGFSSVKALSKRNDEPEKASRPWDKDRDGFVMGEGAGVLVLEEYEHAKARGAKIYAELVGFGMSGDAFHITAPDDDADGASRAMLAAIQDANIAPSEVNYINAHGTSTYLNDLNETKAVKKIFGNHAYKLAISSTKSMTGHLLGAAGSVEAIFSILAIRDQVAPPTINLEQPDEGCDLNYVPHKPQSMKIDYALSNSLGFGGTNGTLLFKRLAST